GGCCGGCGGTCAGGGCGCGGACGGCGACTCCAAGCCGGTCCTGATGCCCGAACTCGGCGAGTCGGTCACCGAAGGCACGGTCACCCGCTGGCTGAAGAAGGTCGGCGACTCTGTCGACGTCGACGAGCCGCTGGTGGAGGTCTCCACCGACAAGGTCGACACCGAGATCCCGTCGCCGGTCGCGGGCACGTTGATCAGCATCACCGCCGAGGAAGACGTCACCGTCGCGGTCGGCGGCGAGCTGGCGCGGATCGGCACCGGCGCCACCACCGCGGCCGTCGCTCCCGCTGCGCCCGCGCCGCAAGCCGCACCCCCGCTCCCCGGCACCGCCCGCTCCGCCGGCACCGCCCGCTCCGCCGTCCCCTCCGGCACCGCCCGCCCCTCCGGCACCCGCCGCTGCGCCCGCCCCGCCCCGGCTCCCGCACCGGCCCCGGCTCCCGAGCCCGCGCCGCAGCCGGCCGCATCGGGCGACGGCGCCCCCTACGTCACTCCCCTGGTGCGAAAGCTGGCCGCCGAGAACAACATTGACCTTGGCACGCTGAACGGCACCGGCGTCGGCGGACGCATCCGCAAGCAGGATGTGCTGGCCGCCGCCGAGCAGAAGAAGCAACCCGCAGCGGCGCCGGCCGCCCCGGCAAGTCCGGCGGCAGCGCCGGCCGCGCCGAAGCCGAGCGCCCCGACGCCCGCGCCCGCGCTGGCGCATCTGCGTGGAACCACGCAGAAGGCCAGCCGGATCCGCCAGATCACCGCGAACAAGACGCGGGAGTCGCTGCAGGCGACGGCGCAACTCACGCAGGTGCACGAAGTCGACATGACCCGCATCGTGGCGCTGCGCGCCAAGGCGAAGAGCGCCTTCGCCGAGCGCGAGGGCGTGAACCTGACCTACCTGCCGTTCATCGCGCGCGCCGTCATCGACGCGCTCAAGACGCACCCGAACGTCAACGCCAGCTACAACGAGGGCACCAAAGAGATCACTTATTACGACGCCGAGCACCTCGGCTTTGCGGTCGACACCGAGCAGGGCCTGCTTTCGCCGGTGATCCACAACGCCGGCGACCTGTCGCTGGCCGGCCTGGCCCGCGCGATTGCCGACATCGCCGAGCGCGCCAGGTCGAACCGGCTCAAGCCCGACGAGTTGTCCGGTGGCACCTTCACGATCACCAACATCGGCAGCCAGGGCGCCCTCACCGACACGCCGATTCTGGTGCCGCCGCAGGCTGCGATGCTGGGCACCGGGGCGATCGTGAAGCGGCCCCGGGTCGTCGTCGACGACAACGGCAACGAATCGATCGGTGTGCGGTCGGTCGCGCTG
The sequence above is a segment of the Candidatus Mycobacterium wuenschmannii genome. Coding sequences within it:
- the sucB gene encoding 2-oxoglutarate dehydrogenase, E2 component, dihydrolipoamide succinyltransferase, which encodes MAFSVQMPALGESVTEGTVTRWLKQEGDTVEVDEPLLEVSTDKVDTEIPSPAAGVLTKIVAHEDDTVEVGGELAVIGDASEGSQGGDQPAEQPAAQAAPQPQPEPEPQAAPEPQPAAEPPAPAAPAAGGQGADGDSKPVLMPELGESVTEGTVTRWLKKVGDSVDVDEPLVEVSTDKVDTEIPSPVAGTLISITAEEDVTVAVGGELARIGTGATTAAVAPAAPAPQAAPPLPGTARSAGTARSAVPSGTARPSGTRRCARPAPAPAPAPAPEPAPQPAASGDGAPYVTPLVRKLAAENNIDLGTLNGTGVGGRIRKQDVLAAAEQKKQPAAAPAAPASPAAAPAAPKPSAPTPAPALAHLRGTTQKASRIRQITANKTRESLQATAQLTQVHEVDMTRIVALRAKAKSAFAEREGVNLTYLPFIARAVIDALKTHPNVNASYNEGTKEITYYDAEHLGFAVDTEQGLLSPVIHNAGDLSLAGLARAIADIAERARSNRLKPDELSGGTFTITNIGSQGALTDTPILVPPQAAMLGTGAIVKRPRVVVDDNGNESIGVRSVALLPLTYDHRLIDGADAGRFVTTIKHRLEEGSFEADLGL